One genomic segment of Sphingomonas sp. KR3-1 includes these proteins:
- a CDS encoding YDG domain-containing protein produces MTNTRLRTRRLLRALVLASSILAGPAWAQSLPSGGQVVSGSATITQDGNALTIDQKSDKLIANWQSFSIDTGKTVTFNQPTVNSVALNRVIGQDPSKILGALNANGKVFLVNPNGIVIGKEGAVQTGGFVASTLAIKDADFLAGNYRFTGTGGTIENQGSLKGAVVALIAPSVRNNGAITGDTAMAAGSDVLLDFDGDGLLSVEVKGATLATLVENKGLIAAKGGLVVLTAKGASDAMKSVVNNSGMIEAQTIGSKGGRIYLLGDMANGAVEVSGTLDASAPGGGDGGFVETSAAKVHIADGARITTAAPQGRTGTLLIDPHDYRVAGFGDNEDITGTGLTALLLSNNVTIESSAGAASGGGDITLADDVNAYVNTLTLTAARDILIKAELNLLGTSTLVMNTGTANGGEPGVAGGTVKVNIAGDLSGFTGRVSFDRAGAGLLTINGVAYTVIDNIADLQAIATDANARYALGADIDASATSGWNAGKGFAPIANFQGVLDGLGHAVDGLVIARPTEIEVGLFGQMLGTARNLNVSNANIRGGYDSGVFAGYIGGLTHNVLVSGQVRGGTEVGGLAGYAISQVETTSPMLYDVHSSVTVTSTADRAGGLIGFLNQAGMQNVSASGSVTGYNYVGGLVGWAETGTLLPLIQDAHASGNVSGRWYVGGLIASLDGYRLDNVSASGAVTNLAYSGSETVISGFGGLIGRARSTQISGAVASGSVTITGNRDIDAVGGLIGYTNNSTISDASATGAVSVTTQSSLSISHVGGLIGFADLSGASAAPTSLANVQALGNVDVSAGKDASYVGGLVGQANAGLVTQASAIGHVSVASLGNTEYLGGLIGEISDGSVSDAQASGAVSGSSTSGGTGRTRYFGGLIGSSTDSSLTDVSASGNVTLTADHNGNADTGDVGGLLGTGNTVQIVRGTASGDVTANAGRLGGLVGSLYSDLLEVTVSNVSASGDVISTGSVSGSSQQIGGLIGVVADNGSTMYSARRVSIDHATATGSTVSGIVFVGGLVGRFGGVAITSSSATANVTAARSGGGGLLGVLDAGDISDVWASGNVSGGSVGNLGGLIGLAYFGGKVDRAFATGDVTSPGTQIGGLIGYNEVDLHDVFATGNVTGSATVGGLAGYSDGSIYRAYADGAVTSGDATTTGGLVGRLLNGATVTASFYDSQTSGQSDTGKGTGLTSAQMADPFTFIDAGWDFANIWGTPKAGGAPLLREFAGVPLYDYYVRIAGSLSRSYGDANPALSALTLSGVGTGNLLLGWGSAAGATANAGTYGWFTPNLLSYGYAVGNATDYYIAYGSGGLTVTPRVIALSGARTYDRTTDLAASIFTLGNLANGETLTLTGIGQLADKSAGNGRSVSLGSLALGNGTGLASNYTLAGGTHVADIARVLITLSGVTASSRVYDGTLTATLDTSAVSMAGVLAGDAVGFGSATGAFFDKNVGTAKTVVISGGVLTGADAANYAFAPQSGATADITPATISAITGIGGGAKMYDTRTDTDLDYSGATFVGMVAGDQLEVASGTGAFDDKNAGTNKLVHVTGLSLGGVDAGNYILADTTATALGEISKAPLTSVAIAATRAYDGTTTASLDLSSATFDQMFAGDDLTLASGSGAYADAKAGTGKIVTVTGMTLGGADAGNYYLVSPDTSVVGTITRALLTLSGFAAANKVYDGGVTANVASAGTLTGVVGSDSVGFSYGSASFDDKNAATGKTVTLGGIALTGTDAGNYMIAATATAAADITPKTITPASALRVDTKTYDGTTTATLDLGVDLNGVLGGDIVGLVSYTADFADKNAGAGKTVNVTGLALGGADGANYVLASTSVTLTGEITKAMLTLSGVTVADKVYDGTTDATVTSWGTLDGIVGFDDVSIDGGALAFADKNAGTGKAIAFTGSLIGSEAGNYELSVAPITASISRATISAITGITGIGKTYDGTTIAAFDASHAGFTGMIAGDALSVGSGSGFFTDKNAGTGKTLYVFGLTLGGADAANYRLVSTNAVTSADIGRATIAAVTGITAAGKTYDGTTGAALDTAHAGFTGMIAGDALTVASASGSFADKNAGTGKTVNISGLALGGADAGNYVLASTSATASADIARATITAITGITAAGKTYDGTTGAALDTAHAGFTGMIAGDVLAVASASGSFADKNAGTGKTVNISGLALGGADAGNYVLASTGATASADIARATIAAVTGITAAGKTYDGTTGAALDTTHAGFTGMVAGDLLTVASASGSFADKNAGTGKTVMITGIGLGGSDAGNYVLASTGATASADIARATITSVAGITAAGKTYDGTTSAALDTAHAGFNGMIAGDALTVASASGSFADKNAGTGKTVNISGLALGGADAGNYVLASTSATASADIGRATIAAVTGITAAGKTYDGTTGAALDTAHAGFNGMIAGDVLTVASASGSFADKNAGTGKTVNISGLALGGADAGNYVLTSTSATASADIARATIGAVTGITAAGKTYDGGTSVVLDTVHAGFTGMIAGDVLAVTGATGAFADKNAGTGKTVNISGLALGGADAGNYVLASTSATASADIARAIITGLGGIVAADKTYDGTVAAVLDLSGATFTGAVAGDALTLSASGSFADKNAGAGKVVTVTGLALGGADAGNYDLVLGSATVQASIARATITGVTGITARDKTYDGTTNAQLDTAGAAFAGMIAGDVLTVSASGSFADKNAGAGKLVNISGLALGGADAGNYVLASTSATASADIARATITGVTGITARDKTYDGTTRAQLDTGGALFAGMIAGDTLTVSASGGFADKNAGTNKLVTITGLALGGADANNYVLAASSAAASATITPALLGVSGIQAANKVYDGTTGATLDLSGAVLSGVIAGDTVMLAGATGSFADKNAGAGKTVGIGGIMLGGADAGNYVLASTSATASADIARATIAAVTGIIANDKTYDGGTAATLDLSGAHLGGAVAGDDLGISATGSFADKNAGASKTVAIGLALTGADASNYVLASADAVASATIRQATISAVTGIVALGKTYDGTTAATLDLTGARFTDAIAGDRLVLASASGTFADRNAGSAKLVNIGGLSLGGADAGNYVLASTGATARADIARAVVTLSRISAASKTYDGTTAATLDVSQARFAGLIAGDSLSVALATGSFADKNAGQGKTVTIAGIGLGGADAGNYVLAGIATATANIDVAVIGSIGGITGIDKAYDGNADARIDASHAVFNGMVAGDQLSVAAGAGMFADALPGTNKMIAISGLALGGADARNYRLASSTATASADIVWRVLAPMYPDQASKMQLEGFDGPSAFLLDDPELIQDLTQIGREVGAQTGPAR; encoded by the coding sequence ATGACCAATACTCGCCTCCGCACGCGCCGCCTGCTCCGCGCGCTGGTTCTCGCCTCTAGCATCCTCGCCGGTCCCGCCTGGGCGCAGAGCCTGCCGAGCGGCGGCCAGGTCGTGTCAGGATCGGCGACGATCACCCAGGACGGCAATGCGCTGACGATCGACCAGAAATCGGACAAGCTGATCGCCAATTGGCAGAGCTTCTCGATCGATACGGGCAAGACGGTCACTTTCAACCAGCCGACGGTCAATTCGGTCGCGCTCAACCGCGTGATCGGCCAGGACCCCTCGAAGATCCTCGGGGCGCTCAACGCCAACGGCAAGGTGTTCCTGGTCAATCCCAACGGGATCGTGATCGGCAAGGAAGGCGCGGTGCAGACCGGCGGTTTCGTCGCCTCGACCCTGGCAATCAAGGACGCGGACTTCCTCGCCGGCAATTACCGCTTCACCGGCACCGGCGGCACGATCGAGAACCAGGGCAGCCTGAAGGGCGCGGTAGTCGCGCTGATCGCCCCGAGCGTGCGCAACAACGGCGCGATCACCGGCGACACCGCGATGGCAGCTGGCAGCGACGTGCTGCTCGATTTCGACGGCGACGGGCTGCTCTCGGTCGAGGTCAAGGGCGCGACGCTCGCCACGCTGGTGGAGAACAAGGGGCTGATCGCGGCGAAGGGCGGGCTGGTGGTGCTCACTGCCAAGGGCGCATCGGACGCGATGAAGAGCGTAGTCAACAATAGCGGCATGATCGAGGCACAGACGATCGGCAGCAAGGGCGGGCGGATCTACCTGCTTGGTGACATGGCGAACGGTGCGGTCGAAGTCTCGGGCACGCTCGACGCGTCGGCGCCCGGCGGCGGCGATGGCGGCTTCGTCGAGACCTCGGCGGCGAAGGTCCACATTGCCGACGGGGCGCGGATCACCACCGCCGCGCCGCAAGGCAGGACCGGTACGCTGCTGATCGATCCGCACGACTATCGCGTCGCCGGGTTTGGCGACAATGAAGACATCACCGGCACCGGCCTGACCGCGCTGCTGCTGTCGAACAATGTGACGATTGAAAGCTCGGCGGGCGCGGCGAGCGGCGGCGGCGACATCACACTGGCCGACGACGTCAACGCCTATGTCAACACGCTGACGCTTACCGCGGCGCGCGACATCCTGATCAAGGCCGAGCTCAACCTGCTCGGCACCAGCACGCTGGTGATGAACACTGGCACCGCCAATGGCGGCGAGCCCGGCGTCGCCGGCGGCACGGTGAAGGTGAACATCGCCGGCGACCTGAGCGGCTTTACCGGGCGGGTGAGCTTCGACCGGGCAGGGGCGGGGCTGCTGACGATCAACGGCGTCGCCTATACGGTGATCGACAACATCGCCGACCTCCAGGCCATCGCGACCGACGCGAACGCGCGCTACGCGCTGGGCGCCGACATCGATGCGAGCGCGACGTCGGGATGGAACGCCGGCAAGGGATTCGCGCCGATCGCCAATTTCCAAGGCGTGCTCGACGGGCTCGGACATGCGGTCGACGGGCTGGTGATCGCACGGCCGACGGAGATCGAGGTCGGCCTGTTCGGCCAGATGCTCGGCACGGCGCGGAACCTCAACGTCAGCAACGCCAATATCCGCGGCGGCTACGATAGCGGCGTATTTGCCGGCTATATCGGCGGATTGACTCACAATGTCCTGGTCAGCGGTCAGGTGCGCGGCGGCACGGAGGTGGGCGGGCTGGCCGGCTACGCGATCAGCCAAGTCGAGACCACATCGCCGATGCTCTACGATGTGCACTCGTCGGTCACGGTAACGTCTACCGCCGACCGCGCCGGTGGGCTCATCGGCTTCCTCAACCAGGCGGGCATGCAGAACGTGTCCGCGAGCGGAAGCGTCACCGGCTACAATTATGTGGGCGGGCTCGTCGGATGGGCGGAGACGGGGACCTTGCTCCCGCTGATCCAGGATGCGCACGCATCGGGAAATGTGAGCGGGCGATGGTATGTGGGCGGGCTGATCGCCAGCCTGGACGGCTATCGCCTCGATAATGTGAGCGCTTCGGGCGCCGTGACCAATCTGGCCTATTCGGGGTCCGAGACGGTCATATCGGGCTTTGGCGGGCTGATCGGCCGCGCCCGCAGCACGCAGATCAGCGGCGCCGTCGCCAGCGGAAGCGTGACGATAACCGGGAACCGAGACATCGATGCGGTGGGCGGGTTGATCGGCTATACCAATAACAGCACGATCTCCGATGCTTCCGCGACGGGCGCGGTCTCGGTGACGACGCAGAGCAGCCTGTCGATATCGCATGTCGGCGGGCTGATCGGGTTCGCCGACCTGTCCGGCGCATCGGCCGCGCCGACCAGCCTCGCGAATGTCCAGGCGCTCGGCAATGTCGATGTCAGCGCGGGCAAGGACGCCAGCTATGTCGGCGGGCTGGTCGGCCAGGCCAATGCAGGCCTGGTGACGCAGGCGAGCGCGATCGGGCATGTCAGCGTCGCCAGCCTGGGCAACACCGAGTATCTGGGCGGGCTGATCGGCGAGATCAGCGACGGATCGGTCTCGGATGCGCAGGCGAGCGGCGCGGTATCAGGCAGCTCGACGAGCGGCGGCACCGGGCGGACGCGCTATTTCGGCGGGCTGATTGGCTCGAGCACCGACTCCAGCCTCACCGACGTCAGCGCCTCGGGCAATGTGACGCTCACCGCCGACCACAATGGCAACGCCGACACGGGCGATGTGGGAGGATTGCTCGGCACGGGCAACACCGTCCAGATCGTTCGCGGCACCGCCAGCGGCGACGTCACCGCCAATGCCGGTCGATTGGGCGGGCTGGTCGGCAGCCTCTATTCCGACCTGCTCGAGGTGACGGTCAGCAATGTGAGTGCGTCGGGCGACGTGATCTCGACCGGGAGTGTGTCGGGCAGCTCGCAGCAAATCGGCGGGCTGATCGGCGTAGTCGCGGACAACGGAAGCACGATGTATTCTGCGCGGCGCGTGTCGATCGATCACGCGACCGCCACCGGCTCGACGGTCAGCGGCATCGTCTTTGTCGGCGGGTTGGTCGGCAGGTTCGGGGGAGTCGCAATCACCTCGTCGAGCGCCACCGCCAACGTGACCGCCGCGCGCTCCGGTGGTGGTGGCCTCCTCGGCGTACTCGATGCGGGCGATATCAGCGATGTGTGGGCGAGCGGAAACGTATCCGGGGGCAGCGTGGGCAATCTGGGCGGCCTGATCGGCCTCGCCTATTTCGGCGGGAAGGTCGACCGAGCCTTTGCAACCGGAGACGTCACCAGCCCGGGAACGCAGATTGGCGGCCTGATCGGCTACAATGAAGTCGACCTCCACGACGTCTTCGCCACCGGCAATGTCACGGGAAGCGCAACCGTGGGTGGGCTGGCCGGCTACAGCGACGGCTCGATCTACCGCGCCTATGCCGATGGCGCAGTAACCAGCGGCGATGCCACGACGACCGGCGGGCTGGTCGGCCGGTTGCTGAACGGCGCAACGGTTACCGCCAGCTTCTACGACAGTCAGACCAGCGGCCAGAGCGACACCGGCAAGGGCACCGGCCTGACCAGCGCGCAGATGGCGGATCCCTTCACCTTCATCGATGCCGGATGGGACTTCGCGAATATATGGGGCACGCCGAAGGCCGGCGGCGCGCCGCTGCTGCGCGAATTCGCCGGCGTGCCGCTCTACGACTATTATGTCCGCATCGCCGGCAGCCTGTCGCGCAGCTATGGCGACGCCAACCCGGCGCTTTCGGCCCTGACGCTGAGCGGGGTCGGCACGGGCAATCTGCTCCTCGGTTGGGGCAGTGCTGCGGGCGCCACCGCCAATGCCGGCACCTATGGCTGGTTCACGCCGAACCTGCTGAGCTACGGCTACGCGGTCGGCAATGCCACCGACTACTACATTGCCTATGGCAGCGGCGGTCTGACGGTCACGCCGCGCGTGATTGCGCTCAGCGGCGCACGCACCTACGACAGGACCACCGATCTCGCCGCGTCGATCTTCACGCTCGGCAATCTCGCCAATGGCGAAACGCTGACCCTGACCGGCATCGGGCAACTCGCTGACAAGAGCGCGGGCAATGGTCGCAGCGTATCGCTCGGCTCGCTCGCGCTAGGCAACGGCACCGGCCTTGCATCCAACTACACGCTCGCGGGCGGCACGCATGTCGCGGACATCGCGCGGGTTCTGATCACGCTTTCCGGTGTCACGGCGTCGAGCCGCGTCTATGACGGCACGCTCACCGCTACGCTCGACACCTCCGCGGTGTCGATGGCCGGGGTGCTGGCGGGCGACGCGGTCGGCTTCGGTTCGGCGACGGGCGCGTTCTTCGACAAGAATGTCGGCACCGCCAAGACCGTGGTGATCAGCGGCGGCGTGCTCACCGGCGCCGACGCGGCCAACTATGCCTTCGCGCCCCAGAGCGGCGCGACCGCCGACATCACGCCAGCGACGATCAGCGCGATCACCGGCATCGGCGGCGGCGCGAAGATGTACGACACGCGCACCGATACCGACCTGGACTATTCGGGCGCGACCTTCGTCGGCATGGTTGCCGGCGACCAGCTCGAGGTCGCCAGCGGCACCGGTGCATTCGACGACAAGAATGCCGGCACCAACAAGCTGGTCCATGTGACCGGGCTGAGCCTGGGCGGCGTGGATGCGGGCAACTACATCCTCGCCGACACGACCGCGACGGCGCTCGGCGAGATCAGCAAGGCGCCGCTGACCAGCGTCGCCATCGCCGCCACGCGCGCCTATGACGGCACGACCACGGCGTCGCTCGACCTGTCGAGCGCGACCTTCGACCAGATGTTCGCCGGCGACGACCTTACCCTTGCATCGGGCAGCGGAGCCTATGCGGACGCCAAGGCGGGCACCGGCAAGATCGTCACCGTCACCGGCATGACGCTGGGGGGTGCCGATGCGGGCAACTACTATCTCGTCTCGCCCGATACGTCGGTGGTCGGCACGATCACGCGCGCGCTACTGACGCTGTCGGGCTTCGCCGCGGCGAACAAGGTCTATGACGGCGGTGTCACGGCGAACGTCGCCAGCGCCGGAACGCTCACTGGGGTGGTCGGCAGCGACAGCGTAGGCTTCAGCTACGGCAGTGCCAGCTTCGACGACAAGAATGCCGCAACCGGCAAGACCGTGACGCTGGGCGGCATCGCGCTCACAGGCACCGATGCGGGCAACTACATGATCGCGGCAACGGCAACCGCCGCGGCGGACATCACGCCGAAGACGATCACGCCGGCCTCCGCGCTGCGCGTCGATACCAAGACCTATGACGGCACGACCACCGCGACGCTCGATCTCGGGGTCGACCTGAACGGCGTGCTGGGCGGCGATATCGTCGGCCTGGTCTCCTACACCGCGGATTTCGCTGACAAGAATGCCGGCGCGGGCAAGACCGTCAACGTCACGGGCCTCGCCCTGGGCGGTGCGGATGGCGCCAACTATGTCCTGGCCTCGACCAGCGTGACGCTTACCGGCGAGATCACCAAGGCGATGCTCACGCTTTCGGGCGTCACGGTCGCCGACAAGGTCTATGACGGCACCACCGATGCGACTGTAACCTCCTGGGGAACGCTGGACGGGATCGTCGGCTTCGACGACGTGTCGATCGACGGCGGTGCCCTGGCCTTTGCCGATAAGAATGCCGGCACGGGCAAGGCCATTGCGTTCACCGGCTCGCTGATCGGCAGCGAGGCGGGGAATTACGAACTCAGCGTGGCGCCGATCACCGCATCGATATCGCGGGCGACGATCAGCGCGATCACCGGGATCACCGGCATCGGCAAGACCTATGACGGGACCACCATTGCCGCATTCGATGCGTCGCATGCCGGCTTCACCGGCATGATCGCGGGCGATGCGCTGAGCGTCGGCAGCGGCTCTGGCTTCTTCACCGACAAGAATGCCGGAACCGGAAAGACCCTTTATGTCTTCGGCCTGACGCTGGGCGGCGCCGATGCGGCCAATTACCGGCTCGTCTCGACCAATGCGGTGACTAGCGCCGACATCGGCCGTGCGACGATCGCCGCGGTCACCGGCATCACCGCTGCGGGCAAGACCTATGACGGCACCACCGGCGCCGCGCTCGATACCGCGCATGCGGGCTTCACGGGCATGATCGCGGGCGACGCGCTTACCGTCGCCAGCGCCTCGGGCAGCTTTGCCGACAAGAATGCCGGCACGGGCAAGACGGTGAACATCTCCGGCCTGGCGCTAGGCGGCGCGGATGCGGGCAATTATGTGCTGGCCTCGACCAGCGCCACCGCCAGCGCCGATATCGCTCGTGCGACGATCACCGCGATCACCGGCATCACCGCCGCGGGCAAGACCTATGACGGCACCACCGGCGCCGCGCTCGATACCGCGCATGCAGGCTTCACCGGCATGATCGCTGGCGATGTGCTGGCGGTGGCCAGCGCATCGGGCAGCTTCGCCGACAAGAATGCCGGCACCGGCAAGACGGTGAACATCTCCGGCCTGGCGCTGGGCGGTGCGGACGCGGGCAACTATGTGCTGGCCTCGACCGGAGCGACCGCAAGCGCCGATATCGCTCGTGCGACGATCGCCGCGGTCACCGGCATCACCGCCGCCGGCAAGACCTATGACGGCACGACCGGCGCCGCGCTCGATACGACGCATGCGGGGTTCACCGGGATGGTCGCAGGTGATCTGCTGACGGTGGCAAGCGCGTCGGGCAGCTTTGCCGACAAGAATGCCGGCACGGGCAAGACCGTGATGATCACCGGAATCGGCCTTGGTGGCAGCGATGCGGGCAATTACGTGCTGGCCTCGACCGGTGCGACGGCCAGCGCCGATATCGCCCGCGCGACGATCACCAGCGTCGCCGGCATCACGGCTGCCGGCAAGACCTATGACGGCACCACCAGCGCCGCGCTCGATACCGCGCATGCCGGATTCAATGGGATGATCGCGGGCGACGCGCTTACCGTCGCCAGCGCATCGGGCAGCTTCGCCGACAAGAATGCCGGCACGGGCAAGACGGTGAACATCTCCGGCCTGGCGCTGGGCGGTGCGGATGCCGGCAATTATGTGCTGGCCTCGACCAGCGCCACGGCCAGCGCCGACATCGGCCGTGCGACGATCGCCGCAGTCACCGGCATCACCGCTGCGGGCAAGACCTATGACGGCACCACCGGCGCCGCACTCGACACCGCGCATGCCGGATTCAATGGGATGATCGCAGGCGATGTGCTTACCGTCGCCAGCGCATCGGGCAGCTTCGCTGACAAGAATGCCGGCACCGGCAAGACGGTGAACATTTCCGGTCTGGCGCTGGGCGGTGCGGATGCCGGCAATTATGTGCTGACATCGACCAGTGCCACCGCAAGCGCGGACATCGCCCGTGCGACGATCGGCGCAGTGACCGGCATCACTGCCGCCGGCAAGACATATGACGGTGGGACGAGCGTTGTGCTCGATACGGTGCATGCCGGCTTCACCGGCATGATCGCTGGCGATGTGCTGGCGGTTACGGGCGCGACCGGCGCCTTCGCCGACAAGAATGCCGGCACCGGCAAGACGGTGAACATCTCCGGCTTGGCGCTCGGCGGTGCGGACGCGGGGAATTACGTGCTGGCCTCGACCAGCGCCACCGCGAGCGCCGACATCGCCCGCGCGATCATCACAGGACTGGGCGGCATCGTCGCCGCGGACAAGACCTATGACGGTACGGTGGCGGCGGTGCTCGACCTCTCGGGTGCGACCTTCACCGGCGCGGTCGCGGGCGATGCGCTGACACTTTCGGCCAGTGGCAGCTTCGCGGACAAGAATGCCGGTGCCGGCAAGGTGGTCACCGTCACCGGGCTCGCGCTCGGCGGTGCCGATGCGGGCAATTACGACCTGGTGCTCGGCAGTGCGACCGTCCAGGCAAGCATCGCGCGGGCGACGATCACCGGCGTCACCGGCATCACCGCGCGCGACAAGACCTATGACGGCACGACGAACGCCCAGCTAGATACCGCCGGCGCGGCATTTGCCGGGATGATCGCAGGCGATGTGCTCACCGTCTCGGCCAGCGGCAGCTTCGCCGACAAGAACGCCGGCGCCGGCAAGCTGGTGAACATCTCCGGCCTGGCGCTGGGCGGCGCCGATGCGGGCAATTATGTACTGGCCTCGACCAGCGCGACCGCCAGCGCCGACATCGCGCGGGCGACGATCACCGGCGTCACCGGTATCACCGCCCGCGACAAGACCTATGACGGCACGACGCGCGCGCAGCTCGATACCGGCGGCGCGCTGTTCGCGGGGATGATCGCGGGCGATACGCTCACGGTCTCGGCCAGCGGCGGCTTCGCCGACAAGAATGCCGGCACGAACAAGCTTGTGACGATCACCGGCCTGGCGCTCGGCGGCGCCGATGCCAACAACTATGTGCTGGCGGCCAGCAGCGCTGCAGCCTCCGCGACCATCACGCCGGCGCTGCTCGGCGTCTCCGGCATCCAGGCGGCGAACAAGGTCTATGACGGCACCACCGGTGCCACGCTGGACCTTTCGGGTGCGGTGCTCAGCGGCGTGATCGCGGGCGACACCGTCATGCTCGCCGGCGCGACCGGCAGCTTCGCCGACAAGAATGCCGGCGCCGGCAAGACCGTCGGCATCGGCGGGATCATGCTCGGCGGCGCGGATGCGGGCAATTATGTCCTGGCCTCGACCAGCGCGACCGCCAGTGCCGACATCGCCCGCGCGACGATCGCGGCGGTCACCGGCATCATCGCCAATGACAAGACCTATGATGGCGGCACCGCGGCGACGCTCGACCTGTCCGGCGCGCATCTCGGCGGCGCGGTCGCGGGCGACGATCTCGGGATATCGGCCACGGGCAGCTTCGCGGACAAGAATGCCGGCGCGAGCAAGACGGTGGCGATCGGGCTGGCGCTCACCGGCGCCGATGCCAGCAACTATGTCCTCGCCTCTGCCGATGCGGTGGCCAGCGCGACGATCCGCCAGGCGACCATCAGCGCCGTCACCGGGATCGTGGCGCTCGGCAAGACCTATGACGGCACGACCGCGGCGACGCTCGATCTCACGGGCGCGCGCTTCACCGATGCGATCGCGGGGGACCGGTTGGTGCTCGCCTCGGCCAGCGGCACGTTCGCCGACAGGAATGCCGGCAGCGCCAAGCTGGTGAACATCGGCGGGCTAAGCCTGGGCGGCGCGGATGCGGGCAATTATGTTCTCGCATCGACCGGGGCGACCGCCCGCGCCGACATCGCCCGCGCAGTGGTGACGCTCAGCAGGATTAGTGCTGCGAGCAAGACCTATGATGGCACCACCGCCGCGACACTCGACGTCTCGCAGGCCCGGTTCGCCGGGCTGATCGCGGGCGACTCGCTGAGCGTCGCGTTGGCGACAGGCAGCTTTGCCGACAAGAATGCCGGACAGGGCAAGACGGTAACGATCGCCGGCATCGGCCTGGGCGGCGCGGACGCGGGCAATTACGTGCTGGCCGGCATCGCGACTGCGACGGCGAACATCGACGTGGCGGTGATCGGCTCGATCGGCGGGATCACCGGCATCGACAAGGCGTATGACGGCAACGCGGATGCGCGGATCGATGCCAGCCATGCGGTGTTCAACGGCATGGTCGCGGGCGACCAGCTCAGCGTCGCGGCGGGCGCGGGCATGTTCGCCGATGCGCTGCCAGGCACGAACAAGATGATCGCGATTTCCGGCCTGGCACTCGGGGGAGCGGACGCGCGCAACTACCGGTTGGCGAGCAGCACCGCGACCGCCAGCGCCGACATTGTCTGGCGCGTCCTCGCACCGATGTACCCCGATCAGGCGAGCAAGATGCAGCTCGAGGGATTCGACGGTCCAAGCGCGTTCCTCTTGGACGATCCGGAGCTGATCCAAGACCTGACCCAAATCGGAAGGGAGGTTGGAGCACAAACTGGGCCAGCACGCTGA
- a CDS encoding tyrosine-type recombinase/integrase, whose product MGYSKYDPAMQARPAWNAGKIVGTKRPLTQKQIWAVRFFLEREGRLRDRALFDLAIDSKLRGCDLVKIKIGDLVSGAEIRTRAIVIQQKTGRPVQFELTADVRASLLAWLERRGGTTDDYAFPSRVDHAGHLSTRQYARLVDEWVTAIGLRRAEYGTHSMRRTKAAMIYKATGNIRAIQILLGHTKIENTVRYLGVDIEDALLLAERTEI is encoded by the coding sequence ATGGGATACTCAAAATACGACCCTGCCATGCAGGCGCGCCCGGCTTGGAATGCCGGAAAAATAGTCGGCACCAAACGGCCTCTAACGCAGAAGCAGATTTGGGCGGTTCGCTTCTTCCTTGAGCGCGAAGGACGGCTTCGCGATCGAGCGCTGTTCGACCTCGCGATCGATAGCAAGTTGCGCGGTTGCGATCTGGTCAAAATCAAAATCGGTGATCTGGTGTCGGGCGCTGAGATCAGGACACGCGCGATCGTCATCCAGCAGAAGACCGGCCGCCCCGTCCAATTCGAACTTACCGCGGATGTTCGGGCGAGCCTTCTGGCATGGCTGGAACGCCGAGGCGGCACGACTGACGACTATGCATTTCCAAGCCGCGTCGACCACGCCGGCCATCTGAGCACGAGGCAATACGCTCGGCTGGTAGATGAATGGGTCACCGCAATCGGACTCAGGCGCGCCGAATATGGCACCCATTCGATGCGCCGAACGAAGGCCGCGATGATCTACAAAGCCACAGGCAATATCCGGGCGATTCAGATTTTGCTCGGTCACACCAAGATTGAAAACACGGTCAGGTACCTTGGTGTTGATATCGAAGATGCCCTGCTCTTGGCTGAAAGAACAGAAATCTGA